The following are from one region of the Cyanobium gracile PCC 6307 genome:
- a CDS encoding IS5 family transposase, with amino-acid sequence MGGKQLGFGDYEQSTAKKRTKREKFLADMEQVVPCKALIDLIKPYYPKTSSKGGRPPYPLATMLRIHLMQQWYSLSDPAMEDALIEVPTMRRFAQIDMISDRIPDETTILAFRHLLEKHNLGERIFETVKTHLKDRGMAMKQGTIIDATLIAAPSSTKNKAGERDPEMHQTKKGQQWYFGMKIHAGVDKDTGLIHSVVTTAANVHDLTPAAELLHGEEEVVYADAGYQGIEKRPEMKGKTASFRVAMRPGKRRVLPDTPEGRLDDLVETAKAHIRAKGEHPFRVIKQQFGFQKTRLRGMTKNRCKVSVLAALANLFLVRRQLLTTT; translated from the coding sequence ATGGGCGGCAAGCAGCTGGGATTCGGCGACTACGAGCAATCCACTGCCAAGAAGCGCACCAAGCGCGAGAAGTTTCTGGCCGACATGGAGCAGGTGGTGCCCTGTAAGGCACTCATCGATCTGATCAAGCCCTACTACCCCAAGACCAGCAGCAAAGGCGGCCGTCCGCCCTACCCGCTGGCAACGATGCTGCGGATCCATCTGATGCAGCAGTGGTATTCGCTGAGCGATCCAGCAATGGAGGATGCTCTCATCGAGGTGCCGACGATGCGCCGTTTCGCGCAGATCGACATGATCAGCGACCGGATCCCGGATGAGACCACGATCCTGGCGTTCCGGCACCTGCTGGAGAAGCACAACCTGGGTGAGCGGATTTTCGAGACGGTGAAAACCCATCTCAAGGACCGGGGGATGGCCATGAAGCAGGGCACGATCATCGATGCCACCTTGATCGCTGCCCCGAGCTCCACCAAAAACAAGGCTGGGGAGCGGGATCCAGAGATGCACCAGACCAAGAAGGGGCAGCAGTGGTACTTCGGCATGAAAATCCACGCCGGCGTGGACAAGGACACAGGCCTGATCCACTCCGTCGTGACCACTGCCGCCAACGTGCATGACCTGACCCCAGCGGCGGAGCTTCTGCATGGCGAGGAGGAAGTGGTCTACGCCGACGCCGGCTACCAGGGCATTGAGAAGCGGCCTGAAATGAAGGGCAAGACCGCCAGTTTCCGGGTTGCGATGCGGCCAGGCAAACGCCGAGTTCTACCCGATACCCCGGAGGGCCGGCTGGATGATCTTGTGGAGACAGCCAAGGCTCACATCCGTGCCAAGGGTGAGCACCCGTTCCGGGTGATCAAGCAGCAGTTCGGATTTCAGAAGACCAGATTGCGCGGCATGACGAAGAACCGCTGCAAGGTGAGCGTGCTGGCAGCGCTGGCGAATCTGTTCTTGGTGCGGCGTCAGTTGCTGACGACAACATGA
- a CDS encoding DUF4332 domain-containing protein produces the protein MAHPFQPAAHLRREEQRLRRAGIDSWEELSGLDDARLRDLAASGEASEARLIRLRGQARLVSAVGLAPEEAALLLHGGIASPAGLAAADPQQLLLQLGRLQRRLTGSAAPPVDLPLVLSWIRRARQASGRSPN, from the coding sequence GTGGCCCATCCCTTTCAACCAGCGGCCCACCTGAGGCGGGAGGAGCAGCGCCTGCGCCGGGCGGGCATCGACAGCTGGGAAGAGCTGTCAGGCCTCGATGACGCCCGCCTGCGCGATCTGGCCGCCTCCGGCGAGGCCAGCGAGGCCCGCCTGATCCGCCTGCGCGGCCAGGCCCGGCTGGTGAGTGCGGTGGGGCTTGCGCCGGAGGAGGCGGCCCTGCTGCTCCATGGGGGCATCGCCAGCCCCGCCGGACTCGCCGCCGCCGATCCCCAGCAGTTGCTGCTGCAGCTGGGGCGGCTGCAGCGGCGGCTCACCGGCTCGGCCGCCCCCCCGGTCGACCTGCCGCTGGTCCTGTCCTGGATCCGCCGAGCCCGGCAGGCCTCCGGTCGCTCCCCGAACTGA
- a CDS encoding Ycf51 family protein: MAADPILFVAGTWLGAASGVLAVLTVAGFLARWGIRFRLVGITSFTALLSLSCLAFAISYNPRVSVPGAIQVPVVFDNGTDLVIAAAPANLGAEAVAPTLEQVARNLRGGGRGSGGEVRVRLRRVEAVEPGLARPVVLAETTRDLAARSPGDAP, from the coding sequence ATGGCCGCTGATCCGATCCTGTTCGTGGCCGGCACCTGGCTGGGTGCCGCCAGCGGGGTGCTGGCGGTGCTCACCGTCGCCGGATTCCTCGCCCGGTGGGGCATCCGCTTCCGCCTGGTGGGGATCACCAGCTTCACGGCCCTGCTGTCGCTCTCCTGCCTCGCCTTCGCCATCAGCTACAACCCCCGGGTGAGCGTCCCGGGGGCGATCCAGGTGCCGGTGGTCTTCGACAACGGCACAGATCTGGTGATCGCCGCCGCGCCGGCGAACCTCGGGGCGGAGGCGGTGGCCCCCACCCTCGAGCAGGTGGCCCGCAACCTGCGCGGCGGCGGCCGCGGCAGTGGCGGCGAGGTGCGGGTGCGGCTGCGCCGGGTCGAGGCCGTCGAGCCGGGTCTGGCCCGGCCCGTGGTGCTGGCGGAAACCACCCGGGATCTGGCGGCCCGCAGCCCCGGCGACGCCCCCTGA
- a CDS encoding translocation/assembly module TamB domain-containing protein codes for MWKGLLAVGFLGAGLGVGVFWFDRVVADLYGRFRPALERQVGMAMGRPLVLGPYRGLRPDGLWIGPSRFLSGPRDTSTAAVAGLRVRLDPLASLALRGLVLDLGLERARAELRRNASGQFWVLGAVPPGREPPRIHLRLGLLQPADLRLWGAGATALPLDLRLSGQVALRLHRRAIDLGLRLAPPPGQGGGSLRLDGEGQWQTQRWQGRLTARRLPLALLRPLLPAGDRAGGSLAGEADGRVGFRLQRGLARCEGGLELRDVRWRLGTGATPLTAERLPLTCRGRALTLPASPWRFGPWGGRLTARADADRHLALQLEAQPPPRHPLGRQPLKADLQGSWGEGLLRLSRLDGRLGSSTVRASGSVGRSLALDARWRLDPADVPAASRLPDWARQPLAGRLRVDGRLAAPRLRLETGQASQPLLGPWQAALVWSDKLLRLERFGADRLTATARLPLALEAGKGLVAGPLLARVDVRNYPLARLDPLLGTTLQGRLDAAGTIAGPLAELRPDLQLRLQEPGAGPLRLRETWRGRLRDRSLDLTTVAPAPDGRLAALLDRRWQPVRAAIQRDGGVLSLQGRPADYRWLARAFPLRGLAVATGPQRRLRPLQGDLSGSGRLGLQPLGFDGRVELLSPEFLGVGGRRIQADVQYDDRRYQVKGVIEPLGQGRIAATVSGRWRGPFRARFKARQLSTLLFRQFTDAWPIWRGAPAPARGRASDLGTLVVDTMAGTVTDQLRALAEAEERVAARVQEASRASRAEKLERLQARIDADLLLSGPDFARTRADLRATGHLWFNQGDRAQALAGKPFEVRLEGPLSGGSGRFSLADLPLSLLALLTPLPDNLLGSLAAKGRYRLGGPRPELALDLALVEGRLGEQALELERGRVELKAEGIGLDLALRAEGASRSVDLAGTIPLVASQQGLELRLATRGDGLRFLTRLGGQAFEWQEGGADLQLLVRGSLDDPIANGFLRLRDLRCRFIGQEVREVDATILFDFEQLVVQEFRARVGPQGLVGGEGRLGLFRPLAQERTLQVTLEQVPFKVPRLAAVGHGQLHLSGSLVAPVLGGDVAISRGTINVQPGELAASEPVSDQPVQPRTMPELLESKWNFQQPLVLLGPDVESTTAEALRSSVPRFPYLAFQDMILRLGPDLRVVIPNIANFTTAGQLRIAGRLDPSLRASGVVRLLGGRLNLFTTSFSLDPDAPNVAIFTPSLGLVPYLDIALRTRISDSLSVLSPSGVGDVGPSVQNAPNQAGLSALNQLNLILVVVSVSGPADRIAENLQLRSSPPLPQERLVALIGGNSLAGLSGGGAGAALATVVGQTLLSPLLSSLSDAFGQRVSLALYPTYVNQAIDTQQEGTTRRRVPPQLVLGAEIGVDITNRFSMSVLAAPNRSDVPPQVTLTYKASDTFNLQTSVDTEGAWQSLLQVFLRF; via the coding sequence GTGTGGAAGGGGCTTCTCGCCGTCGGTTTCCTGGGGGCGGGCCTGGGGGTCGGGGTCTTCTGGTTCGATCGCGTCGTCGCCGACCTCTACGGCCGTTTCCGGCCCGCCCTGGAGCGCCAGGTGGGCATGGCGATGGGCCGTCCCCTGGTGCTGGGCCCCTACCGGGGCCTGCGGCCCGACGGCCTCTGGATCGGCCCCAGCCGCTTCCTGAGCGGCCCCAGGGACACCTCCACGGCCGCCGTGGCGGGACTGCGGGTGCGCCTCGATCCGCTGGCCAGCCTGGCCCTGCGGGGGCTGGTGCTGGATCTGGGCCTCGAGCGGGCCCGGGCCGAGCTGCGCCGCAATGCCAGTGGCCAGTTCTGGGTGCTCGGCGCCGTCCCCCCGGGGCGGGAGCCTCCGCGGATCCACCTGCGCCTGGGCCTGCTCCAGCCCGCCGACCTGCGGCTGTGGGGAGCCGGAGCGACGGCCCTGCCCCTCGACCTGAGGCTCTCGGGCCAGGTGGCCCTGCGCCTGCACCGCCGCGCGATCGACCTGGGCCTGCGTCTGGCGCCCCCCCCCGGCCAGGGCGGCGGCTCGCTGCGGCTGGACGGAGAAGGCCAGTGGCAGACGCAGCGCTGGCAGGGCCGGCTGACGGCCCGCCGCCTGCCGCTGGCCCTGCTGCGGCCCCTGCTGCCGGCAGGGGACCGGGCCGGGGGCAGCCTGGCCGGGGAGGCCGATGGCCGTGTGGGCTTCCGCCTGCAGCGGGGCCTGGCCCGCTGCGAGGGGGGTCTTGAGCTGCGGGACGTGCGCTGGCGGCTGGGCACCGGCGCCACGCCGCTGACGGCCGAGCGGCTGCCCCTCACCTGCCGCGGGCGGGCCCTGACCCTGCCCGCCAGCCCCTGGCGCTTCGGCCCCTGGGGCGGCCGCCTGACGGCCCGGGCCGATGCGGATCGCCACCTGGCCCTGCAGCTCGAAGCCCAGCCACCGCCCCGCCATCCGCTCGGGCGCCAGCCGCTGAAGGCCGACCTCCAGGGGAGCTGGGGGGAGGGGCTCCTGCGCCTCAGCCGGCTCGATGGCCGCCTGGGAAGCTCGACCGTGCGGGCCAGCGGCAGCGTCGGCCGCTCCCTGGCCCTGGACGCCCGCTGGCGCCTCGATCCCGCCGACGTTCCCGCCGCCTCCCGCCTGCCGGACTGGGCGCGGCAGCCCCTGGCCGGTCGCCTGCGGGTGGACGGACGGCTGGCGGCTCCGCGCCTGCGGCTGGAGACGGGCCAGGCCTCCCAGCCGCTCCTGGGGCCCTGGCAGGCGGCCCTGGTCTGGAGCGACAAGCTGCTGCGGCTGGAGCGCTTCGGCGCCGACCGCCTCACGGCCACGGCCCGACTGCCCCTGGCGCTCGAGGCGGGCAAGGGCCTGGTGGCCGGTCCGCTGCTGGCCCGGGTGGACGTGCGCAACTACCCCCTGGCCCGCCTCGATCCCCTGCTGGGCACCACCCTGCAGGGCCGGCTGGATGCGGCGGGCACGATCGCCGGTCCCCTGGCGGAGCTGCGTCCCGACCTGCAGCTGCGCCTGCAGGAGCCCGGCGCCGGCCCCCTGCGGCTGCGGGAGACCTGGCGCGGGCGCCTGCGGGACCGGTCCCTCGACCTGACCACGGTGGCGCCGGCGCCGGATGGACGCCTCGCGGCCCTCCTCGACCGCCGCTGGCAGCCGGTGCGGGCCGCCATCCAGCGGGACGGCGGCGTGCTCAGCCTCCAGGGCCGGCCGGCGGACTACCGCTGGCTGGCCCGCGCCTTCCCCCTGCGGGGTCTGGCGGTGGCCACCGGTCCGCAACGCCGCCTCCGCCCCCTGCAGGGGGACCTCAGCGGCAGCGGCCGGCTGGGGCTGCAGCCGCTCGGTTTCGACGGCCGGGTGGAGCTGCTGTCGCCCGAGTTCCTGGGGGTGGGGGGCCGGCGCATCCAGGCCGATGTGCAGTACGACGACCGCCGTTACCAGGTCAAGGGCGTGATCGAGCCCCTGGGCCAGGGCCGGATCGCCGCCACGGTGTCCGGCCGCTGGCGGGGCCCGTTCCGGGCCCGCTTCAAGGCACGCCAGCTCTCCACCCTCCTGTTCCGCCAGTTCACCGACGCCTGGCCCATCTGGCGCGGCGCGCCGGCCCCGGCCCGGGGGCGGGCCAGTGACCTGGGCACCCTGGTGGTCGACACCATGGCCGGCACGGTCACCGACCAGCTGCGCGCCCTGGCCGAGGCCGAGGAGCGGGTCGCCGCCCGGGTGCAGGAGGCCAGCCGGGCCAGCCGGGCCGAGAAGCTGGAGCGGCTGCAGGCCCGGATCGATGCCGACCTGCTGCTCAGTGGCCCGGACTTCGCCCGGACCCGGGCCGACCTGCGGGCCACCGGCCACCTCTGGTTCAACCAGGGCGACCGGGCCCAGGCCCTCGCCGGCAAGCCCTTCGAGGTGCGGCTGGAGGGGCCGCTCAGCGGCGGCAGCGGTCGCTTCAGCCTCGCCGACCTGCCCCTGTCCCTGCTGGCCCTGCTCACGCCGCTGCCGGACAACCTGCTCGGCAGCCTGGCCGCCAAGGGGCGCTACCGGTTGGGCGGCCCCCGTCCCGAGCTGGCCCTCGACCTGGCGCTGGTGGAGGGGCGCCTCGGGGAGCAGGCGCTGGAGCTGGAGCGGGGGCGGGTGGAGCTGAAGGCCGAGGGGATCGGGCTGGATCTGGCCCTGCGGGCCGAAGGGGCCTCCCGCAGCGTCGACCTGGCGGGCACCATCCCGCTGGTGGCGTCCCAGCAGGGGCTGGAGCTGCGCCTGGCCACCCGGGGCGACGGCCTGCGCTTCCTCACCCGCCTGGGGGGCCAGGCCTTCGAGTGGCAGGAGGGCGGCGCCGACCTGCAGCTGCTGGTGCGCGGCAGCCTCGACGATCCGATCGCCAACGGCTTTCTGCGGCTGCGGGACCTCCGCTGCCGCTTCATCGGCCAGGAGGTGCGGGAGGTGGACGCAACGATCCTGTTCGATTTCGAGCAGCTGGTGGTGCAGGAGTTCCGGGCCCGGGTGGGGCCCCAGGGGCTGGTGGGCGGCGAGGGCCGCCTCGGGCTGTTCCGGCCCCTGGCCCAGGAGCGGACCCTGCAGGTGACGCTGGAGCAGGTGCCCTTCAAGGTGCCGCGGCTGGCGGCGGTGGGCCACGGCCAGCTCCACCTCAGCGGCAGCCTGGTGGCCCCGGTGCTCGGCGGCGACGTGGCAATCAGCCGCGGCACCATCAACGTCCAGCCCGGCGAGCTGGCGGCCAGCGAGCCCGTGTCCGACCAGCCGGTCCAGCCGCGGACCATGCCCGAGCTGCTGGAGTCGAAGTGGAACTTCCAGCAGCCCCTGGTGCTGCTGGGCCCCGATGTGGAGTCCACCACCGCCGAAGCCCTGCGCTCCTCGGTGCCCCGCTTCCCCTACCTGGCCTTCCAGGACATGATCCTGCGGCTGGGGCCCGATCTGCGGGTGGTGATCCCCAACATCGCCAACTTCACCACCGCCGGCCAGCTGCGGATCGCCGGCCGCCTGGATCCCTCCCTGAGGGCCTCCGGGGTGGTGCGGCTGCTGGGGGGGCGCCTGAACCTGTTCACCACCAGTTTCAGCCTCGATCCCGATGCCCCCAACGTGGCGATCTTCACCCCCTCCCTGGGGCTGGTGCCCTACCTGGACATCGCCCTGCGCACCCGCATCTCCGACAGTCTCAGCGTGCTCTCCCCGTCCGGGGTGGGGGACGTGGGCCCCTCGGTGCAGAACGCCCCCAACCAGGCCGGCCTCTCGGCCCTCAACCAGCTGAACCTGATCCTGGTGGTGGTGTCGGTGAGCGGTCCCGCCGACCGCATCGCCGAGAACCTCCAGCTGCGCAGCAGCCCGCCCCTGCCGCAGGAGCGGCTGGTGGCCCTGATCGGCGGCAACTCCCTGGCGGGTCTGAGCGGCGGCGGGGCCGGGGCCGCCCTGGCCACGGTGGTGGGCCAGACCCTGCTGTCGCCCCTGCTGTCGTCCCTGAGCGATGCCTTCGGCCAGCGGGTGAGCCTGGCCCTCTATCCCACCTACGTGAACCAGGCGATCGACACCCAGCAGGAAGGCACCACCCGGCGGCGGGTGCCGCCCCAGCTGGTGCTCGGCGCCGAGATCGGTGTGGACATCACCAACCGCTTCAGCATGTCGGTGCTGGCGGCCCCGAACCGCTCCGACGTTCCCCCCCAGGTGACCCTCACCTACAAGGCCTCCGACACCTTCAACCTGCAGACCTCCGTCGACACCGAAGGGGCCTGGCAGTCGCTGCTGCAGGTGTTCCTGCGCTTCTGA
- a CDS encoding ROK family protein: MASSPARPPGEAQLIGIDLGGTAIKLARCDPQGTVLAEAEVPTPRPAVPGAVCMALAEAVEAIDPDRLADRVGIGLPGPCDTAGRVARISINLPGWRDVPLAAWLEARLERRVILGNDANGALLGEAWLGAARGAGDVLLLTLGTGVGGAVLLEGRLFTGHGGAAAEPGLIGVDPDGPPCRSGNRGSLEQFCSIGGLARLSPLDPRELCRRADAGDTEALAVWQAYGRPLGVGLSSLLYVLTPELVLIGGGLSAASHHFLPAVWREVEERVLAVSREGLVIRRCALGNGAGRLGAVRLALDRLG, encoded by the coding sequence ATGGCGTCGTCCCCCGCACGACCTCCCGGTGAGGCCCAGCTGATCGGCATCGATCTGGGGGGCACGGCCATCAAGCTGGCCCGCTGCGACCCGCAGGGCACCGTGCTCGCCGAGGCCGAGGTGCCCACGCCCCGGCCCGCAGTGCCGGGGGCGGTCTGCATGGCCCTGGCCGAGGCGGTCGAGGCGATCGACCCCGACCGCCTCGCCGACCGGGTGGGCATCGGCCTGCCGGGGCCCTGCGACACGGCCGGCCGGGTGGCGCGGATCTCCATCAACCTGCCGGGGTGGCGGGATGTGCCCCTGGCCGCCTGGCTCGAAGCCCGGCTGGAGCGGCGGGTGATCCTGGGCAACGATGCCAACGGCGCCCTGCTCGGTGAGGCCTGGCTGGGGGCGGCCCGGGGCGCAGGCGACGTGCTGCTGCTCACCCTGGGCACCGGTGTGGGCGGGGCGGTGCTGCTGGAGGGCCGGCTGTTCACCGGCCACGGCGGCGCGGCGGCCGAACCGGGCCTGATCGGTGTCGACCCCGATGGCCCGCCGTGCCGCAGCGGCAACCGGGGCTCCCTGGAGCAGTTCTGCAGCATCGGCGGCCTGGCCCGCCTCAGCCCGCTCGATCCACGCGAGCTCTGCCGCCGCGCCGACGCCGGCGACACGGAGGCCCTGGCGGTGTGGCAGGCCTACGGACGCCCCCTCGGTGTGGGGCTGAGCTCATTGCTCTATGTGCTCACTCCGGAGCTGGTGCTGATCGGCGGGGGCCTCAGCGCCGCCAGCCACCACTTCCTGCCGGCGGTCTGGCGGGAGGTGGAGGAGCGGGTGCTGGCGGTGAGCCGGGAGGGATTGGTGATCCGTCGCTGCGCCCTCGGCAACGGTGCCGGCCGGCTGGGGGCGGTGCGGCTGGCGCTGGACCGCTTGGGATGA
- a CDS encoding glutamate-5-semialdehyde dehydrogenase, whose product MSQTIPSPASVVPEPDPQLLQRAAAVRRAAMALGQASDAERRGAVAAMADALDAASAGILEANRADLAAAATEGLAPALVARLKLDGPKLAGAIAGVRQVAALEDPVGRRQLHTELDEGLVLERLSVPLGVLGVIFEARPDAVMQIASLAIRSGNGALLKGGREASRSCQTIVAALQRGLAGSAVDPGCLELLTSREESLGLLRLDGLVDLIIPRGSNALVRFIQDNTRIPVLGHADGICHLYVDRAADPALALRIALDSKTQYPAACNAIETLLVHQAIAPAFLAAALPAFAAAGVELRGDAGACALGVAQAAGLGAWDTEYSDLILNVKVVEDLEAALEHVRRHGSRHTDAIATTDPAAADRFLRAVDSAGVFLNCSTRFADGNRYGFGAEVGISTQTLPPRGPVGLEGLVTYRYRLRGEGHIAADYADGTRQFSHRPLPL is encoded by the coding sequence ATGAGCCAGACCATCCCTTCGCCTGCCAGCGTCGTGCCGGAGCCCGACCCCCAGCTGCTGCAGCGGGCCGCGGCCGTGCGTCGGGCCGCCATGGCCCTGGGCCAGGCCAGCGACGCCGAACGCCGTGGCGCCGTGGCGGCGATGGCCGACGCCCTCGATGCCGCCAGCGCCGGGATCCTGGAGGCCAACCGGGCCGACCTGGCCGCGGCAGCGACCGAGGGTCTGGCGCCGGCCCTGGTGGCGCGCCTCAAGCTGGATGGCCCCAAGCTGGCGGGCGCCATCGCCGGGGTGCGGCAGGTGGCGGCCCTGGAGGATCCGGTGGGCCGGCGCCAGCTGCACACCGAACTCGATGAGGGGCTGGTGCTGGAGCGGCTGAGCGTGCCCCTGGGGGTGCTGGGGGTGATCTTCGAGGCCCGGCCCGATGCGGTGATGCAGATCGCCTCGCTGGCGATCCGCTCCGGCAACGGCGCCCTGCTCAAGGGGGGACGGGAGGCCAGCCGCAGCTGCCAGACGATCGTGGCGGCCCTGCAGCGGGGGCTGGCCGGCAGCGCCGTCGACCCCGGCTGCCTGGAGCTGCTCACCAGCCGCGAGGAGAGCCTGGGGCTGTTGCGGCTCGATGGTCTGGTGGACCTGATCATCCCCAGGGGGTCGAATGCCCTGGTGCGCTTCATCCAGGACAACACCCGCATCCCCGTGCTGGGCCACGCCGACGGCATCTGCCACCTGTATGTGGATCGGGCCGCCGATCCGGCCCTGGCCCTGCGCATCGCCCTCGACAGCAAGACCCAGTACCCGGCGGCCTGCAACGCCATCGAGACCCTGCTGGTGCACCAGGCCATCGCCCCGGCCTTCCTGGCGGCGGCGCTGCCGGCCTTCGCCGCGGCGGGTGTGGAGCTGCGCGGTGATGCCGGCGCCTGCGCCCTGGGGGTGGCTCAGGCCGCCGGGCTCGGCGCCTGGGACACGGAGTACTCGGATCTGATCCTCAACGTGAAGGTGGTGGAGGACCTGGAGGCGGCCCTGGAGCATGTGCGCCGTCACGGCTCCCGCCACACCGATGCGATCGCCACCACCGACCCGGCGGCCGCCGACCGGTTCCTGCGGGCGGTGGACAGCGCCGGGGTGTTCCTCAACTGCTCCACCCGCTTCGCCGACGGCAACCGCTACGGCTTCGGCGCCGAGGTGGGCATCAGCACCCAGACCCTGCCGCCCCGGGGGCCGGTGGGGCTCGAGGGGCTGGTCACCTACCGCTACCGGCTGCGGGGCGAGGGCCACATCGCCGCCGACTACGCCGATGGCACCCGGCAGTTCAGCCACCGCCCCCTGCCCCTGTGA
- a CDS encoding dihydroneopterin aldolase, whose product MTEAIHVRGLRVWAHVGVYEHERRHGQWFELAFSLGVDLGAVARSDDLSQGFDYGRGIAALQEQARTVRCLTLEHYSERILDLLEDCYGPIPLALELSKCQVPVPGFDGSVAVSRKRRWG is encoded by the coding sequence GTGACCGAGGCGATCCATGTGCGGGGCCTGCGGGTGTGGGCCCATGTCGGGGTGTACGAGCACGAACGGCGCCACGGCCAGTGGTTCGAGCTGGCCTTCTCCCTGGGGGTCGATCTGGGCGCCGTGGCCCGCAGCGACGACCTGAGCCAGGGCTTCGACTACGGCCGCGGCATCGCGGCGCTGCAGGAGCAGGCCCGCACCGTCCGCTGCCTCACCCTGGAGCACTACAGCGAGCGGATCCTCGATCTGCTGGAGGACTGTTACGGGCCGATCCCGCTGGCTCTGGAGCTGAGCAAGTGCCAGGTGCCGGTTCCCGGCTTCGACGGCAGCGTGGCGGTGAGCCGCAAGCGGCGCTGGGGGTGA
- a CDS encoding APC family permease, whose product MTTDPLPEPPEGASRPDGRRLQRATGLGGALVIGLGSILGTGVFVSLALAAQPAGEALPLAILLAALLAGANGLSAAQLAAVMPVSGGSYEYGRRLLSPLAGFAAGWLFLCAKTASAAAAALGLAAYLGALLGVDPLVVRWWPPLAVGLITAAALGGLRRSQWLNSLLVGSTLLSLLLFVAGAASLPSLPGAAMASAPTAAGLAQATALVFVAFTGYGRIATMGEEVRRPERTIPRAVLLTLAAALLLYLAVASSALRLAGPIGLASSVTAAGHPSAGAPAPPLARLLLEAGWPWGSWIVALGATLALAGVLLNLILGLSRVWMAMGRHGDMPTGLAALDAAGTSPRTAVLLSGALAALLSMSGRLELTWGFSAFTVLGYYAITNLCVLRLEPQQRRFPVVLAWLGLITCLGLAFQVSAEAWLSGLVVLGLGLLWRWGYHGVRSGPSC is encoded by the coding sequence ATGACGACGGACCCACTGCCTGAACCGCCGGAGGGGGCCTCCCGACCTGACGGGCGCCGCCTGCAGCGGGCCACCGGCCTCGGCGGAGCCCTGGTCATCGGCCTGGGTTCGATCCTGGGAACCGGTGTGTTCGTGAGTCTGGCCCTGGCGGCGCAACCGGCCGGCGAGGCCCTTCCCCTGGCCATCCTGCTGGCGGCCCTGCTGGCGGGAGCCAACGGGCTCTCGGCCGCCCAGCTGGCGGCGGTGATGCCGGTCAGCGGTGGCAGCTACGAGTACGGCCGCCGCCTGCTCTCGCCCCTGGCCGGCTTCGCGGCAGGCTGGCTCTTTCTTTGTGCCAAGACGGCGTCGGCAGCGGCGGCGGCCCTCGGCCTGGCCGCCTATCTGGGGGCCCTGCTGGGGGTGGATCCGCTCGTCGTGCGCTGGTGGCCGCCGCTGGCAGTGGGGCTCATCACCGCTGCCGCCCTGGGGGGACTGCGGCGCAGCCAGTGGCTCAACAGCCTGTTGGTGGGGAGCACCCTGCTCAGCCTCCTCCTGTTCGTGGCAGGGGCGGCCTCTCTGCCGTCCCTGCCTGGCGCCGCCATGGCCTCGGCCCCCACAGCAGCGGGCCTTGCCCAGGCTACGGCCCTGGTGTTCGTGGCGTTCACGGGCTACGGCCGCATCGCGACGATGGGTGAGGAGGTGCGACGGCCCGAGCGCACCATCCCCCGGGCGGTGCTGCTCACCCTGGCGGCGGCGCTTCTGCTGTATCTGGCAGTGGCCTCATCGGCCCTGCGACTGGCCGGCCCGATCGGCCTGGCCAGCAGCGTGACGGCGGCGGGACACCCGTCGGCCGGGGCGCCGGCCCCGCCCCTGGCCCGCCTGCTGCTGGAGGCGGGCTGGCCCTGGGGCAGCTGGATCGTGGCTCTGGGGGCCACCCTCGCCCTGGCGGGGGTGCTGCTCAACCTGATCCTGGGGCTTTCGCGGGTGTGGATGGCGATGGGCCGTCACGGCGACATGCCGACGGGCCTGGCGGCGCTCGACGCGGCGGGCACCAGTCCCAGGACGGCCGTACTGCTGAGCGGGGCCCTCGCTGCCCTGCTCAGCATGAGCGGCCGGCTGGAGCTCACCTGGGGATTCAGCGCCTTCACGGTGCTGGGCTACTACGCCATCACCAACCTCTGCGTCCTGCGCCTCGAACCACAGCAGCGCCGCTTTCCGGTGGTTCTCGCCTGGCTGGGACTGATCACCTGCCTGGGGCTGGCCTTCCAGGTGTCTGCAGAGGCCTGGCTCAGCGGCCTTGTGGTGTTGGGCCTGGGCCTGCTGTGGCGCTGGGGTTACCACGGAGTCCGGAGCGGTCCCTCCTGCTGA
- a CDS encoding DUF1651 domain-containing protein translates to MSARSPRVPLSPQEGWLSDGRQVLRFRPTRWERLVQLLEITSGELLPDQEIPLLKSRRELTRVEALKLWGEKPKAGWVPCRPQW, encoded by the coding sequence ATGAGCGCCCGATCACCGCGTGTTCCCCTGAGCCCGCAGGAGGGATGGCTGAGCGACGGCCGCCAGGTGCTGCGCTTTCGCCCGACCCGTTGGGAGCGCTTGGTGCAACTGCTGGAGATCACCAGCGGCGAGCTGCTTCCTGATCAGGAGATCCCGTTGCTGAAATCACGCCGGGAGCTGACCCGGGTTGAGGCCCTGAAGCTCTGGGGCGAGAAGCCGAAGGCGGGCTGGGTGCCCTGCAGACCCCAGTGGTGA